The following DNA comes from Kitasatospora sp. NBC_01287.
ACGCACGGCATGCCACCATCTTCGGGGCGGTGAGTGGTGATACGAGGACAAGACCAGATGACCGGGACGGTTGACGTGGACGTGGACGAGGGCGCTGGCGAGACCGCCCCCGCGCACCCCCTCGCCGAAGAGCCCAAGGTCTCGCTGGTGAAGCGGACGCCACCGCGCCGGGCGCCCGTGCCCGTGACCGGCCCCGTGACCGGCCCCGTGCCGGCGCTCCTGCCGGTCGAGGACGAGGACGGCGACCGCCTCGCGGTCGACGAGCCGCTGCTCGCCGCCCGCACGCACCGGCCCTCCGACCTGATCCGCTTCGTGACCGGCCTGCTCGGCGTCATCGCGGTCTTCGTGCTCGCGAGCATCGCGACCGAGACCACCAGCGGCATCGGCCAGGACATCCACAGCAACGTGAAGGACGTCGCGCCCTGGCTGATCACCGTCCTGGGGCTGGTCTCCACGGTCGCGGTGCTGGCCGTTCCGCTGGCCTTCGCGGTCGAGCGGCTGATCAAACGCGACGGCCTGCGGGTCGCCGACGGCGTGCTCGCCTCGGTGCTCGCCTACGGCGTGACGCTGGCGATCGACTGGTGGGTGGCCGAGGCCGCCTCGCAGAGCATCCGCGGCGCGCTGACCCAGATCCCGGTCACCGGCGGCCCGATCACCGAACCGGTGCACGGCTACCTGGCACCGGTGATCGCCTACATGACGGCGGTCGGCATGGTGAGCCGGCCGCGCTGGCGCCTGGCGCTCTGGTCCGTGGTGCTGCTCAGCGGCGCCACCGAGCTGATCAGCAGCGACACCACCCCGCTCTCGCTGCTGCTGACCGTGCTGATCGGCTGGTCGGTGGCGTGCGGCACGCTCTACGCGATCGGCTCGCCCAACATCCGGCCCACCGGGCAGCACCTGATGCTCGGCCTGCGCCGGCTCGGTTTCACGCCGAAGAACGCGCACCGGGCGCCGGACGCCCCCGGCGGCACCCGGCGCTACTTCGTCAACCAGCAGGACAGCAGGGACCTGGACGTCCACATCATCGACCGGGAGCAGCAGGCCTCCGGCTTCTTCTACCGGGTCTGGCGCCGGGCCCGGCTGCGCTCGGTGGCGGTGCGGCGCAGCCCGCAGTCGCTGCGCCAGGCGCTGGAGCAGGAGGCGCTGATCGCCTACGCGGCCGCGGCGGCCGGGGCCCGGGCACCGCAGCTGGTGGCCACCTCCGAGCTGGGGCCGGACGCCGCGGTGCTGGTCTACCAGAAGGTCGAGGGGCGGACCCTCGACGAGTTGGCGGACGACGAGATCACCGACGAGGTGATGGCCTCGTGCTGGGAGTCGGTCGGTGCCCTGCACCAGCGCCGGATCGCGCACCGCCGGCTGACCGGTGAGTCGCTGCTGGTGGTGGACGAGAAGGTCGGCGTGCTGGTCAACCTCTCCGGCGGCGACATCGCGGCCGGCGACCTGACGCTGCGGATCGACGTGGCCCAGTTGCTGACCACCTTCGCGCTGCGGATCGGCCCCGAACGCTCGGTGGCCACCGCCAACCGGGTGCTCGGCGCGGAGCGGGTGGCGGCCGCGCTGCCGCTGCTGCAGCCGGTCGGGATGAGCCGGCAGACCCGCGCCGACCTCGCCAAGCAGGGCAAGGAGCGCAAGGCCGAGGCGCAGGCACTCGCGCTGGAGCAGGTGGCGGCGGGCGAGAAGAGCCGGGAGGAGGCCGAGGAGGACATCGCGGCCGCCGGCGAGGACCTGCTCAGCCGGATCCGCGGCCAGATCCTGGAGATCGCTCCGGAGGCCCCGCTGGCCCCGGCCAAGCTGGAGCGGCTCAAGCCGAAGACGCTGATCACCGTGATCGCGCTGGCCTTCGCCGCCTACCTGGCGATGACCACCATCCAGCCGGGCCAGCTGAAGCTCTCGCACATGAACTGGGCCTGGGCGGCCGCCGCGCTGGCCTTCTCGGCGATCAGCTACGTGGCCGCCGCGATGAGCCTGACCGGGTTCGTGCCGGAGCGGCTGCCGTTCCGACGGACCATCGCGGCACAGCTGGCCGGCTCCTTCGTCAAGCTGGTGGCCCCGGCGGCGATCGGCGGCATCGCGCTGAACACCCGCTACCTGCAGAAGCAGGGTGTGCGGCCCGGCCAGGCGGTGGCCAGTGTGGGCGCCTCGCAGCTGGCCGGTCTCGGCGGGCACCTGACCCTGCTGTTCTGCTTCGGCCTGATCACCGGTAGCCAGGGCGACGGCAACGTGGGCAGTGAGCGCGCGGTGATCATCGGGGTGCTGACCGCGGCCGTGCTCGCGCTGGTGATCGCGGCGGTCGGACCGATGCGGCGGTTCGTGGTGACCCGGGTCCGCTCGCTCTTCTTCGGCGTGGTGCCGCGGATGCTCGATCTGATGCAGACGCCCAGCAAGCTGGTCACCGGCTTCGGCGGCATCGTGCTGCTGACCCTGGCCTTCACCGCCTGCCTGGACGCGTCGGTGCGGGCCTTCGGCGGCTCGATGAGCTTCGCGACGGTCGCGGTGATCTTCCTGACCGCCAACGCGGCGGGATCCGCCGTGCCGACCCCCGGCGGCATCGGCGCGATCGAGGGCGCCCTGATCGTCACGATGAGCCTGGCGATGCCGGCCGCCACCGCGACCTCGGCGGTCTTCCTGTTCCGCGCGCTGACCTTCTGGCTGCCGGTGCTGCCGGGCTGGATCTCCTACAGCTACCTCCAGCGCAAGGGCGCGCTGTGACGGGCGAAGGCGGCCGGTCCCCGCGGGGACCGGCCGCCTCAGAGCTTCCCGTGGCAGTGGAGCGCGATCAGTAGACCGGCTTCTCGGGCTCGATCTGGTTGACCCAGCCGACCACGCCGCCGCCCAGGTGGACGGAGTTGGCGAAGCCCGCCGCCTTGAGCACGGCCAGCACCTCGGCCGAGCGGACACCGGTCTTGCAGTGCAGCACGATCTTCTTGTCCTGCGGCAGCTTCTCCAGCGCGTTGCCCATCAGGAACTCGTTCTTGGGGATCAGCACCGCGCCGGGGATGCTGACGATCTCGTACTCACCGGGCTCGCGGACATCGATCAGCAGGATGTCCTCGTTGTTGTCCTGCATCTCCTTGAGCTGCTTGGACGTGATGGTCGAGCCGAGCGCGGCCTCCTGGGCCTCCTCCGAGATGACCCCGCAGAACGCCTCGTAGTCGATCAGCTCGGTGACCGTCGGGTTCTCGCCGCAGACCGCGCAGTCGGGGTCCTTGCGCACCTTGACCTGGCGGTAGTTCATCTCCAGGGCGTCGTAGATCATCAGCCGGCCCACCAGGGGCTCGCCGATGCCGGCCAGCAGCTTGATCGCCTCGGTGACCTGGATCGAGCCGATCGAGGCGCAGAGCACCCCGAGCACGCCGCCCTCGGCGCAGGAGGGGACCATGCCCGGCGGCGGGGCCTCCGGGTAGAGGCAGCGGTAGCAGGGGCCGTGCTCGGCCCAGAAGACGCTGGCCTGGCCGTCGAAGCGGTAGATCGAACCCCAGACGTACGGCTTGCCGAGCAGGACCGCGGCGTCGTTCACCAGGTAGCGGGTGGCGAAGTTGTCGGTGCCGTCGACGATCAGGTCGTAGCCGGAGAAGATCTCCATCACGTTGTCGTTGTCGAGGCGCTCGTCGTGCAGGATCACGTTGACGTAGGGGTTGATCTCCTGGACCGAGTCCCGCGCGGACTCGCCCTTGGAGCGGCCGATGTCGGACTGGCCGTGGATGATCTGGCGCTGCAGGTTGGACTCGTCGACGGTGTCGAACTCGACGATGCCGAGCGTGCCCACACCGGCCGCGGCCAGGTACATCAGCGCCGGGGAACCGAGGCCACCGGCACCCACGCAGAGCACCTTGGCGTTCTTCAACCGCTTCTGCCCGGCCATCCCGACGTCCGGGATGATCAGGTGGCGGGAGTACCGGCGGACCTCGTCTACGGTGAGCTCGGCGGCCGGCTCGACCAGGGGTGGCAGCGACACGGGGACTCCGATGGTCGTCAATACGGTGGTTCCTTCGACCAACAGTGTCACGCCGGTGCGCTATTCCGAGACAGCGGGTCCGATGGGTGAGACAACCTCCACCGGATGCTGGGAATGTGCCCGCCGCCGCCCCCGGCCTGCCCTGGCGTGCCCCAGGCCGTGTCTGACAATTCGCTTCGGACAGGCCCGCGGCGTTGGGCGCCCGGCTGGGCGTGCCGCCGAGTCGCCCTCGTACTGGGTCGTACTTGGGTGGCTCGGCGGTGCGTCCAGCCGGGATGCCCGGCGTCGCGGGCCCGGCGGGAATTGTCAGACACGGCCTAGACCCGGCAGGCGGTCTCCAGCCAGACGTCGCCCAGCGACTCCTCCAGCGGGATCAGCGCCCGCCAGCCGAGCCGCTCGCGCGCGGTGCGGACGTCGGCCTGGCGCCAGGGCACCGGTTCGGCCACCGGACGCGCCTCCAGGGCGGCGGGGCCCGCGCTGCCGGAGAGCACCAGCGGCTCCGCGGCCGCCTGGGCCGGCAGCGCCACCGTGCGGATCTCCTCGCTCAGCACACCCTCGAAGCCGGCGGCGCGCACCAGCAGCTCCGCCGCCTCCCGGGCCCGCACCGCGTGCCCGCTGCCGATGTTGACCACCCCGGTCGCCGCCGAGACCGCCGCCGCCAGCACCGCGTGGGCCACGTCCCGGACGTCGACGAAATCCCGGAACGGGGAGAGGTCCGGCATCCGCACCTGGGCCTCCTGCTGCTCCAGTGCCCGGCGCAGGCCCTCGGCGAGCCGGCCGAAGAGCGAGGCGGCCGGGGTGCCGGGGCCGACCACGTCGAAAACCCGCAGCACCGCGGCGTCCAGCCCGGAGGAGAGCACCAGCTCGGTCCCGGCCAGCTTGGAGACCCCGTACGGGCCGACCGGGCGCGGCTCGGCGCTCTCCGCGATCGGCGCGCCGACCGGGACCGAGCCGTACTCGGCGGCCGAGCCGATGTGCACCAGGCGGGCGGGCTCCCGGCTGCGCCGGATCGCCTCGCAGACCGTCGCCACCGCGAGGGCGTTGGCCCGCACCAGGGCGCGCGAGGTGCCGTAGGTGGCCCCGGCGCAGTTCACCACCACCTGCGGCGCCACCGCGTCCAGGAACCGGGCCAACGCCCCCGGGCTCCCGGCCGCCAGGTCGAACCGGATGTCGGCCGAATCCCGCCGGCCGAGCACCGTGACCTGCAGCTCTCGATCCATCAGCAGCCGTTCGGCCACCCGGCGGCCGATGTAGCCCCCGGCGCCCAGCAGCAACACCCTCATCCCAGACTCCTGACTTGCCTTCGATTGATTGACAGAGCGGTTGCGGGGACGCCGGCGGCGCCCGCCCCGGCCGGCTGCCTCACCGGTGGGCACGGGGGTGGCCGAGCGCCACCCACGCGTAGGGCAGCAGCACCGCGGCCACCGCGCCGGCGGCCAGCGCCGTCAGGGCGCCCGGGACCGCCGCCCAGCCGGTGGGCAGCAGACCGCAGGACCGCAGCACCGACAGGCCCGCACCGAGCCCGTCGGCCGCGAGCAGGCCGACCAGCGCGGCGCCGGCCCGACCGCAGCGGCGCAGCACGGCGGCGACCGCGATCAGCAGGCCCAGCGCCGCCTGGGCCACCCACTGGGTGGGCCCGGCCCGCTGGACCACCTCGTCGAGCAGCCCGCCCGCCCCGGCCCGCCCCGGCCGCGGGGCCACGGCGGTGAGCACCGCGAGCGCGGTGAGACTGGTCAGCGCGAGCACCGCGAGGTGCAGCCCGAGCGCGACCGGCAGCACCGGACGCATCCTGGCCCTGAACTGCGCGAGCGTGCCGGCCGTGCGCAGCTGGATCCGGCCCGCGTGCCGCACCCAGCGGGCCGCCCGCTCCGCGGCGCCACCGGCAGCCCAGGCCGCGAGCACCAGGGCCACCGCCGTCCCGACCGCGGCCTGCCCGGACGGCCCCGACGGCCCGCCGAGCACCGTGACCAGTGGCAGCAGCAGAGCCCCCAGCAGCGCGGCCCCGGCCCGGCCCCGGTGCCACCTGCTCCGCGGCGCCGACGGGTCCTGGCCCAGGGCCGGCGGCGGAGCACCGGCCGACGGCCGGCGCGGCACCCGGGCGAAGAGCTCCTCGGCCAGCGAGAAGACGTCCGCGTGCCGGTAGCGCCCGACCGCGGTGGAGCCGAGGCCGGCCTCCTCCAGCAGGGCCGCGATCTCCAGCGGGTGGGTGGCCCGCTCGCACAGCTCCCGGTGCTCCGCCATCAGCTCCCGCACCGGGTCGGCCCCGAGTCCCGCCGCGCCCCTGGGCCCGACCTCGGCGCCCGCGCCGGTCCTGGCCCCGGCCATCAGCGCGCCTCCGCCATCGCCTCGGCCGCCACACCTCTCACCGCACCACTCACCGCACCACTCACCGCTCCGGACACCCAGTACTCGGCCGGCCGCGCGAAGGGCCGCGGCAGCACCCCGGCCCGTCGCTCGGCGGCCGGGAAGGCGGGCCACCGGGAGACCAGCTCCAGGTAGACGTCCCGGAACGCCGCCACCCCCGGCTCCACCGCGAACCGTTCCTGCGCCCGCAGCCGCCCGGCCGCCCCGAGCCGGGCCCGCCGCTCCTCGTCCCCGAGCAGCGCCAGGCAGGCGGCGGCCAGTGCCGCCGGATCGCCCGGCGGCACCAGCAGACCGGTCGGCCCGACCACCTCCCGGGTCACGCCCGTGTCGGTGGCGACCAGCGCCCGCCCGCTCAGCATCGCCCCGACCAGCGGCCCCGGGGCGCGTCCGGCCCGCCCGGAGAAGACCGCCACCGTGCCGTCCGCCCGGTCCCCCGCGGCCTGCTCGAAGACCACCGAGTCACCCAGCCGCAGCCGGCGGGCCACCTCGGCGCAGTGCTCGCGGTACCCGGCCGCCTCCTCCGGGCCCCGCACCAGCAGCCGCGCCCCCGGTGCCTCGGCGCGCACCCGGGCGAAGGCGTGCAGCATCAGCTCCGGATCGGTGGCCGGCCCCAGCCGGCCCGTCCAGAGCAGGGTGGGCCGGGCCGGCTCGGGGCCGGCCGCCGGGCGGTCCACCGCCGCCGTGCCCCGGTAGACCACCCGGATCCGGTCCGGGTCGGCCCCGCAGCGCAGCTGCCAGTCCCGGTCGTAGGAACTGCCGGGGGTGAGCAGCGCGGCCTGCCGGTAGGTCTCCACCGTCAGCAGCCGGAAGAAGGAGAGCAGCAGCGCCCGCACCGGCCAGCGGTAGGGCGCCTGCCGGTAGCCCAGGTACTGCTCGCGCAGGTGCAGCCCGTGCTCGGTCAGCACGAACGGCACCCCGTGCAGGCGCTTGGCCACCAGCGCGGGCAGCGCGGCGGGCCCGCCGCCGACCACGTGGCACAGGTCGGCACCGCCCAGGCCGCCGGGCCCGGCGCCGTACCAGGGAGCCGCGAGCGGGCGCAGGCACTGCTCCAGCAGGTCCCCGGCGACCAGCACGTCACGCAGCAGCGGCTGCCCGGCGGCGGTGTCGGCCCCCGGCGAGCGCCAGACCCGCTCCAGCACCTGGTGCGCGTGCTTGGAGGCCAGGAAGGCCGGCAGCGAGCGGTCCTGCTGGGCCAGCTCGGCCAGCAGGTGCAGGCCGGAGGCGAAACCGGCCCGCTCACGCGGCAGCACCAGGGCCCGGACCAGCTCCTCGTAGGCCCCCGCGTAGTGCCGCCGCCGGACCGCGCCGGGCCCGCGCCCGCCCCGCGGCGGACCGCCGAGCGCCAGCGTGCGCGGTCCGGACCCGGGCCCTGCCCCGGACCCGGCCGGCTCGGCACCGGGCAGCAGCAGGTAGCGCTCGAACTCGTGCTCCGGCAGCCCCTCGACCAGCCGCTCGCACCAGCCGTCGGCACGCTGGGCAGGGAGACGGGCACCCTCGGTGAGCAGGGCGACGCGCATGAGGACCTCCGGTGGCAGAGAGCGGCGGTGAGTGGCAGTGAGCGGCAAGGGAACGGCAAGGGAACGGCAGAACTGGGGATGCGGTCGGACCCGCTTCGCGACACGACGGACGCCGGCCTGACGGCCGGTCAGCACGGCGGGAGCGTCCGCCCAGGAGTCACTCGGGGCACCCCCGCGCCCCGCCGAACGGCCTGCCCCCACGGCCATGCCATCAGGAGATCACCCGGCCTCACCCGGCCGGGCCCCGCCCACCGCACACATCAAACACACCCTCGGGCGCCCGCTCCGGGCTCACCGGCGGCCGCGCCCCCACATCTGTTCGGTCCGACACCACGAAGGTAGAGCGGGATCCACCCCGGACCATGCCCAGTGGCCCCCCTGCCACCTGAACGAGTGAACGTCCGTAACCTCTCCGGACCACCGGCGTTCCGTCAGCCGGCGACCTCGCGCAGGAACTCCCGCGTCGCCCGGCCCACCTGCGCCGGGTGCTCCATCATCGCCACGTGCCCGGACTCCGGCAGCACCAGCAGCCTCGCGTCGCGGAAGGCCGCGCAGGCCCGGGCCGCCGAGCGGTAGGAGACCAGCTTGTCGCGCAGCCCGTAGACCAGCAGCACCGGCGCCTCGATCCGCTGGGCCTGCCGCCACAGCGCCTGGTCGCCGCGCTCGGTGTAGGCCGACACGATCCCGCGGGCCGAGCCGGCCAGCGCCTGCATCGCGTAGGGCAGGCCCATCCGGCGGCGGTACTCGGCCACCGCCCGCTCCCGGCGCTCGGCGGGGATCGCCCGCGCGTCGCCGTAGACCAGGGCGAGCAGCCCGTCGGTGGCCTGCTCCACACCCCGCCCGTTCGCCGGGATCCGTTGCAGCAGCCCGGGCACGCCGGGCACCGCGAGCAGGCCGGTGCGCAGCGCGGTGCGCTGCGGCGGCAGCTCGGGCAGCGCGGGCGAGATCAGGGTCAGGCTGCGCACCAGGTCGGGGCGGAGCGCGGCCAACCGCACGGACACCGCGCCGCCGAGCGAGTTGCCGAAGAGGTGCACCGGGCCGCGGCCGCTCGCCTCCAGGTAGCCGATCACCGCCCGGACGTGCCCGGAGAGCGAGAGGTTGCCGTCGGCCGGCGGCGGCGACCAGCCGAAGCCCGGCAGATCGATCGCCTCACCGCGGACCACCCCGGTGAGTTCCGCCATCAGCTCGTACCAGTTCTCCGAGGAGCCGCCGAGCCCGTGCACGAAGAGCGCCTCGGGCAGGCCCGCGGCGGCCTCGGCGGTCGGGCCGGTCACCATGAGCGCCGCGCCTGGAACCTCGACCGTCCTGGCCGCCCACCGGCCCTCGGGCCGCCCGCCGGGAGAGCCCTCCTCACGCCCGCTCCCCCGCTCCGCCCCGGCCCGTTCCTGCTGCTCAGTGCTCATGGGAGAAGATGGTAGTGAGACTCTGGCGCCCACCGGGGCCGCGCGCCGTATTGTGGGCTCCCGACAACCCGGGAGCAGCAGCTTTTCCTTCACTGGCAGGCGCGCGTCGGGTTACCCAAAAGTAGACTCACTGCTCATTGCCCGAGCACCACCGCCAGCCAGATGTGAGGAGCGCCGTGACGGCTATCCAGGAGGCCCAGGACCGCCCGCGCGGTGCCCGGCTGCCGCGTAGCGCCCGCCGTGAGCAGCTGCTCGGAGCCGCGCAGGAGGTGTTCGTCGCGCAGGGTTACCACTCCGCCGCGATGGACGACATCGCCGAACGCGCCGGAGTCAGCAAGCCGGTGCTCTACCAGCACTTCCCCGGCAAGCTCGAGCTCTACCTCGCGCTGCTCGACAAGCACTGCGACGCACTGGTCGAGTCCACCCGCAGGGCACTGGACGCCACCACCGACAACAAGCAGCGCGTGGCGGCCACCATGCAGGCCTACTTCGACTACGTGGCCAGTGAGTCCGGCTCGTTCCGGCTGGTCTTCGAGTCCGACCTGACCAACGAGCCGGCCGTGCGCGAGCGGGTGGACCGGGCCGCCGACCTGAGCGCCACCCTGGTCAGCAGGGTGATCGCGGAGGACACCGACCTGCCCGAGACGGAGGCCAAGCTGCTGGCCGCCGGCGTCTGCGGGCTGGCCCAGATCACCGCCCGCTACTGGCTCTCGCAGGGCCGCGAGATCCCGCGCGAGGAGGCCGTGCGACTGGTCGCCAGCCTGGCCTGGCGCGGCCTCAAGGGCTTCCCGATGCACGCCGGCGACATCGCCCTGCCGAGCGACCAGCCGAGCGACCAGCCGCCGGCCGCGGGCTGAGCCGCGGCCCGGGTCGGGTGATCGGCCAACCGGTCCACCCCGTACCCATCCGGTTGCTCTAAGGTGAAGCCGTACGGCACGGCTGCCGAGAACTCCAGTTCGGACCATCCGGCGGCCGTGCGTGGCTGGCTCAAACCCCGGAGGGATGGAAGCCGTGGAGGTCAAGATCGGCGTGCAGCACGCGCCCCGAGAGATCGTCATCGAGAGCCCGCAGACCGCTGATGAGGTGGAGAACGCGGTCGCCAAGGCGCTGGACGGTACGTCGAAGCTCTTCTCGCTGACGGACGAGCACGGCCGCCGCGTCATCGTCCCGGCCGAGCGCCTGGCCTACGTCGAGATCGGCGAGCAGGCCGCGCGCAAGGTCGGCTTCGGCACCCTCTGAACGAACCGCTGAGGGCTTCACCACACTGGCCGCCACTCCCTTGGGGAGTGGCGGCCAGTGTGATTGGATCAGCGCAACCGGGGGTAGGGGTGGGGCCATCGCGGTCCCCCCGCCGCGATCCGCCCATGTCTCCCCGGAGGCCTCCGTGCCGCTGCCCGT
Coding sequences within:
- a CDS encoding alpha/beta fold hydrolase; translation: MSTEQQERAGAERGSGREEGSPGGRPEGRWAARTVEVPGAALMVTGPTAEAAAGLPEALFVHGLGGSSENWYELMAELTGVVRGEAIDLPGFGWSPPPADGNLSLSGHVRAVIGYLEASGRGPVHLFGNSLGGAVSVRLAALRPDLVRSLTLISPALPELPPQRTALRTGLLAVPGVPGLLQRIPANGRGVEQATDGLLALVYGDARAIPAERRERAVAEYRRRMGLPYAMQALAGSARGIVSAYTERGDQALWRQAQRIEAPVLLVYGLRDKLVSYRSAARACAAFRDARLLVLPESGHVAMMEHPAQVGRATREFLREVAG
- the moeZ gene encoding adenylyltransferase/sulfurtransferase MoeZ — translated: MSLPPLVEPAAELTVDEVRRYSRHLIIPDVGMAGQKRLKNAKVLCVGAGGLGSPALMYLAAAGVGTLGIVEFDTVDESNLQRQIIHGQSDIGRSKGESARDSVQEINPYVNVILHDERLDNDNVMEIFSGYDLIVDGTDNFATRYLVNDAAVLLGKPYVWGSIYRFDGQASVFWAEHGPCYRCLYPEAPPPGMVPSCAEGGVLGVLCASIGSIQVTEAIKLLAGIGEPLVGRLMIYDALEMNYRQVKVRKDPDCAVCGENPTVTELIDYEAFCGVISEEAQEAALGSTITSKQLKEMQDNNEDILLIDVREPGEYEIVSIPGAVLIPKNEFLMGNALEKLPQDKKIVLHCKTGVRSAEVLAVLKAAGFANSVHLGGGVVGWVNQIEPEKPVY
- a CDS encoding lysylphosphatidylglycerol synthase transmembrane domain-containing protein; this translates as MTGTVDVDVDEGAGETAPAHPLAEEPKVSLVKRTPPRRAPVPVTGPVTGPVPALLPVEDEDGDRLAVDEPLLAARTHRPSDLIRFVTGLLGVIAVFVLASIATETTSGIGQDIHSNVKDVAPWLITVLGLVSTVAVLAVPLAFAVERLIKRDGLRVADGVLASVLAYGVTLAIDWWVAEAASQSIRGALTQIPVTGGPITEPVHGYLAPVIAYMTAVGMVSRPRWRLALWSVVLLSGATELISSDTTPLSLLLTVLIGWSVACGTLYAIGSPNIRPTGQHLMLGLRRLGFTPKNAHRAPDAPGGTRRYFVNQQDSRDLDVHIIDREQQASGFFYRVWRRARLRSVAVRRSPQSLRQALEQEALIAYAAAAAGARAPQLVATSELGPDAAVLVYQKVEGRTLDELADDEITDEVMASCWESVGALHQRRIAHRRLTGESLLVVDEKVGVLVNLSGGDIAAGDLTLRIDVAQLLTTFALRIGPERSVATANRVLGAERVAAALPLLQPVGMSRQTRADLAKQGKERKAEAQALALEQVAAGEKSREEAEEDIAAAGEDLLSRIRGQILEIAPEAPLAPAKLERLKPKTLITVIALAFAAYLAMTTIQPGQLKLSHMNWAWAAAALAFSAISYVAAAMSLTGFVPERLPFRRTIAAQLAGSFVKLVAPAAIGGIALNTRYLQKQGVRPGQAVASVGASQLAGLGGHLTLLFCFGLITGSQGDGNVGSERAVIIGVLTAAVLALVIAAVGPMRRFVVTRVRSLFFGVVPRMLDLMQTPSKLVTGFGGIVLLTLAFTACLDASVRAFGGSMSFATVAVIFLTANAAGSAVPTPGGIGAIEGALIVTMSLAMPAATATSAVFLFRALTFWLPVLPGWISYSYLQRKGAL
- a CDS encoding TetR/AcrR family transcriptional regulator, translated to MTAIQEAQDRPRGARLPRSARREQLLGAAQEVFVAQGYHSAAMDDIAERAGVSKPVLYQHFPGKLELYLALLDKHCDALVESTRRALDATTDNKQRVAATMQAYFDYVASESGSFRLVFESDLTNEPAVRERVDRAADLSATLVSRVIAEDTDLPETEAKLLAAGVCGLAQITARYWLSQGREIPREEAVRLVASLAWRGLKGFPMHAGDIALPSDQPSDQPPAAG
- a CDS encoding DUF3492 domain-containing protein, coding for MRVALLTEGARLPAQRADGWCERLVEGLPEHEFERYLLLPGAEPAGSGAGPGSGPRTLALGGPPRGGRGPGAVRRRHYAGAYEELVRALVLPRERAGFASGLHLLAELAQQDRSLPAFLASKHAHQVLERVWRSPGADTAAGQPLLRDVLVAGDLLEQCLRPLAAPWYGAGPGGLGGADLCHVVGGGPAALPALVAKRLHGVPFVLTEHGLHLREQYLGYRQAPYRWPVRALLLSFFRLLTVETYRQAALLTPGSSYDRDWQLRCGADPDRIRVVYRGTAAVDRPAAGPEPARPTLLWTGRLGPATDPELMLHAFARVRAEAPGARLLVRGPEEAAGYREHCAEVARRLRLGDSVVFEQAAGDRADGTVAVFSGRAGRAPGPLVGAMLSGRALVATDTGVTREVVGPTGLLVPPGDPAALAAACLALLGDEERRARLGAAGRLRAQERFAVEPGVAAFRDVYLELVSRWPAFPAAERRAGVLPRPFARPAEYWVSGAVSGAVSGAVRGVAAEAMAEAR
- a CDS encoding NAD(P)-dependent oxidoreductase translates to MRVLLLGAGGYIGRRVAERLLMDRELQVTVLGRRDSADIRFDLAAGSPGALARFLDAVAPQVVVNCAGATYGTSRALVRANALAVATVCEAIRRSREPARLVHIGSAAEYGSVPVGAPIAESAEPRPVGPYGVSKLAGTELVLSSGLDAAVLRVFDVVGPGTPAASLFGRLAEGLRRALEQQEAQVRMPDLSPFRDFVDVRDVAHAVLAAAVSAATGVVNIGSGHAVRAREAAELLVRAAGFEGVLSEEIRTVALPAQAAAEPLVLSGSAGPAALEARPVAEPVPWRQADVRTARERLGWRALIPLEESLGDVWLETACRV
- a CDS encoding DUF3107 domain-containing protein, encoding MEVKIGVQHAPREIVIESPQTADEVENAVAKALDGTSKLFSLTDEHGRRVIVPAERLAYVEIGEQAARKVGFGTL